In the genome of Aureimonas sp. OT7, one region contains:
- a CDS encoding amino acid ABC transporter permease/ATP-binding protein, with translation MQFDWTYTLGLFWSRDFWNATLLVVELSVSTWVLAVTLGFVLALADRSPLPPVRWIAAAYVWFFRSLPLLVLLIFVYNLPQAFPSLGGLLSVPFASGLIALVLSETAYMAEIHRGALLSVGKGQYEAARVLGLSRTGLQRLVVIPQALRIALPALGNEFVSIVKLTSLVSVISLAEILLVGQRYYTQNFLVIETMVAVACYYVLIVTVFDLLLKFVERRMDFSSRVTALTHVSDAGADEDGFSRPACDSGGAGHAIRLDRAGKAYGQNVVFNNLNLDFRRGEVVSIIGPSGSGKTTLIRSLNGLETLDQGIVHLNGKPVLAGTEERAGANMRPTVDDMLEIGMVFQNFNLFPHRTVLDNVMLGPLHHRRGDRADIAAQARTMLRMVGMLAHENKYPHQLSGGQQQRVAIARALAMQPSILLFDEPTSALDPETVGEVLKIMAELARSGRTMIVVTHEMKFALDVSDRVIFMEGGKVVFDGPPSRLRQDLGSDRRLADFVRL, from the coding sequence ATGCAATTCGATTGGACCTACACGCTCGGCCTGTTCTGGAGCCGGGACTTCTGGAACGCGACTTTGCTGGTGGTCGAACTGAGCGTCTCGACCTGGGTCCTTGCGGTCACGCTGGGATTCGTGTTGGCGCTGGCCGACCGTTCGCCGCTTCCCCCGGTGAGATGGATCGCGGCGGCGTACGTCTGGTTCTTCAGAAGCCTGCCCCTCCTCGTCCTCCTGATCTTCGTATACAATCTCCCGCAGGCGTTCCCCTCTCTCGGCGGGCTTCTCTCGGTCCCCTTCGCCTCCGGGCTGATCGCCCTCGTCCTGAGCGAGACGGCCTACATGGCCGAGATCCACCGCGGCGCGCTCCTCTCGGTCGGCAAGGGACAGTACGAGGCCGCGCGTGTCCTCGGGCTGTCTCGGACAGGCTTGCAGAGACTCGTCGTAATCCCCCAGGCACTGCGGATCGCGCTGCCCGCGCTGGGCAACGAGTTCGTGTCGATCGTCAAACTGACGTCGCTCGTATCCGTAATCTCGCTGGCAGAAATTCTGTTGGTCGGCCAGCGCTACTACACGCAGAACTTTCTCGTTATCGAGACGATGGTGGCAGTCGCTTGTTATTATGTCTTGATCGTCACGGTCTTCGACCTGCTCCTCAAGTTCGTGGAGCGTCGCATGGACTTCTCGTCGCGCGTCACCGCGCTCACCCACGTCTCGGACGCGGGCGCGGACGAGGACGGGTTCTCCCGTCCCGCCTGCGACAGCGGCGGAGCCGGGCATGCGATCCGCCTGGACCGGGCGGGAAAAGCCTATGGGCAGAACGTCGTGTTCAACAACCTCAACCTCGATTTCCGCCGCGGCGAGGTCGTGTCGATCATCGGTCCCTCGGGGTCGGGAAAGACGACGCTGATCCGATCGTTGAACGGCCTCGAGACCCTCGACCAGGGGATCGTGCACCTGAACGGGAAACCCGTTCTGGCCGGAACGGAGGAACGAGCCGGAGCAAACATGCGTCCCACGGTCGACGACATGCTCGAGATCGGCATGGTCTTCCAGAACTTCAACCTGTTCCCCCACCGGACCGTTCTAGACAACGTCATGCTCGGACCGTTGCACCATCGCCGTGGCGATCGCGCCGACATCGCGGCACAGGCGCGGACGATGCTCCGAATGGTCGGGATGCTGGCGCACGAGAACAAATACCCGCACCAGCTCTCCGGCGGACAGCAACAGCGAGTCGCCATCGCCCGCGCCCTTGCTATGCAACCATCAATCCTTCTCTTCGACGAGCCGACCTCCGCGCTCGATCCCGAGACGGTGGGCGAGGTCCTCAAGATCATGGCGGAACTCGCGCGCTCGGGCCGCACCATGATCGTCGTGACGCACGAGATGAAGTTCGCCCTGGACGTCTCCGACCGCGTGATCTTCATGGAGGGCGGCAAGGTCGTCTTCGATGGCCCGCCGTCCAGGCTGCGACAGGATCTCGGCAGCGACCGCCGTCTCGCCGACTTCGTCCGGCTTTGA
- a CDS encoding transporter substrate-binding domain-containing protein, with the protein MKRRAKFAASGLGVLASVLSASLAGITDAKSQDLPTINSGTLMIGSDQVYPPYDYLENGVTKGFDAEVMDALAPKLGVETQFVDTRFANLIPGLQANRYDVIASALYVTAARAKVVDYIPYAKTGGSLMVLADSDFAPQRPEELCGKRVANLKGAAWVPELQKTSQASCGSSPIDVKEYATSAEAAQALLSRGADVVFDDAGVSKAAVLASGGRLKITSSEILFPVVMGIAVKKGNDALFQRLKDEFEAFKGSKEYKAILAKYNLATPSDAEVAQSLAETN; encoded by the coding sequence ATGAAGCGCAGAGCCAAGTTCGCCGCATCGGGACTGGGGGTCCTCGCCTCCGTCCTGTCCGCGTCCCTTGCGGGCATCACCGACGCCAAGTCGCAGGACCTGCCGACCATCAACTCCGGTACCCTGATGATCGGGTCTGACCAGGTGTACCCGCCTTACGACTACCTGGAGAACGGCGTGACCAAGGGCTTCGACGCCGAGGTCATGGACGCCCTCGCTCCGAAGCTCGGCGTCGAGACGCAGTTCGTGGACACCCGATTCGCGAACCTCATCCCCGGGCTCCAGGCGAACCGCTACGACGTGATCGCGTCCGCGCTCTACGTCACGGCAGCCCGCGCCAAGGTGGTCGACTACATCCCATACGCGAAGACCGGCGGCTCGCTCATGGTCCTCGCCGACAGCGACTTCGCGCCCCAGCGTCCCGAGGAACTTTGTGGCAAGCGCGTCGCGAACCTCAAGGGTGCCGCTTGGGTGCCCGAACTACAGAAGACCTCGCAGGCGAGCTGCGGGTCCTCGCCGATCGACGTCAAAGAGTACGCGACCTCGGCCGAGGCGGCCCAAGCGCTGCTCTCCCGCGGCGCCGACGTGGTCTTCGACGACGCTGGCGTCAGCAAGGCGGCCGTCTTGGCGTCCGGGGGCAGGCTCAAGATCACGTCCAGCGAGATCCTCTTCCCCGTCGTCATGGGCATCGCGGTGAAGAAGGGGAACGACGCGCTCTTCCAACGGCTGAAGGACGAGTTCGAGGCGTTCAAGGGCTCGAAGGAGTACAAGGCGATCCTCGCTAAGTACAACCTCGCCACGCCCTCGGACGCCGAGGTCGCGCAGTCCCTCGCCGAGACCAATTGA
- a CDS encoding Xaa-Pro peptidase family protein, producing the protein MLILPKRGFSAAEFEARTRRAQAIMHERGLDAIFVTSPPNVRYFTGFDSQFWESPTRPWFVVVPAEGRPIAVIPEIGAPEMALTWMEDIRTWPAPVPEDDGISLLRSTLDGLPKRFGKVGAEMGREMALRMPVSDFLKLRDGLGSEIVDGSPCLWQIRMVKTAAEIEHIHYICQIASDAYEALASQISVGESEREAVRKLRIDIARRGADATPFMPAISGPGGVPQIVCGPHDRTLENGDILFIDTGSTFDGYFCDFDRNYAIGDVADEAKRVHEALWLATEAGIAAAVPGATTDDVFRAMSRIIEDAGAIGNNVGRLGHGLGLQLTEPPSHRLGDGTVILEDMVLTIEPGMEYAPGKMIVHEENIAVTRDGPRLLTKRAPRELPIIR; encoded by the coding sequence ATGCTGATCCTTCCGAAGCGGGGCTTCTCCGCGGCTGAGTTCGAGGCGCGCACGCGACGCGCGCAAGCCATCATGCACGAGCGCGGCCTCGACGCGATCTTCGTCACCTCGCCACCGAACGTGCGCTACTTCACGGGGTTCGATTCCCAGTTCTGGGAGAGCCCGACCCGGCCGTGGTTCGTCGTCGTGCCCGCCGAGGGACGACCGATCGCCGTGATCCCGGAGATCGGAGCGCCCGAGATGGCGTTGACTTGGATGGAGGACATCCGCACCTGGCCCGCACCCGTCCCGGAGGACGACGGGATCTCGCTCCTGCGGTCCACCCTCGACGGCCTGCCGAAGCGGTTCGGCAAGGTCGGCGCCGAGATGGGGCGTGAGATGGCCCTGCGCATGCCCGTTTCCGATTTCCTAAAGCTCCGCGACGGTCTCGGATCGGAAATCGTCGACGGCTCGCCCTGCCTCTGGCAGATCCGAATGGTGAAGACGGCGGCGGAGATCGAGCATATCCACTACATCTGCCAGATCGCGAGTGACGCCTACGAGGCGCTGGCCTCACAGATCTCGGTCGGCGAGAGCGAGCGGGAAGCCGTGCGCAAGCTTCGCATTGACATCGCCCGTCGTGGCGCGGATGCGACGCCTTTCATGCCGGCCATCTCAGGCCCCGGCGGCGTCCCGCAGATCGTCTGCGGCCCGCACGATCGCACCCTCGAGAACGGCGACATCCTGTTCATCGATACGGGATCGACCTTCGACGGCTATTTCTGCGACTTCGACCGGAACTACGCCATCGGCGACGTCGCGGACGAAGCCAAGCGGGTGCACGAGGCGCTCTGGCTGGCGACGGAGGCAGGCATCGCCGCGGCCGTTCCCGGCGCAACAACCGACGACGTGTTCCGCGCGATGTCGCGGATCATCGAGGACGCCGGCGCGATCGGCAACAATGTCGGACGCCTCGGGCACGGCCTCGGCCTGCAACTGACCGAGCCGCCCTCGCACCGTCTCGGCGACGGCACCGTGATCCTGGAAGACATGGTGCTGACCATCGAGCCGGGCATGGAGTACGCGCCGGGCAAGATGATCGTCCACGAGGAGAACATCGCGGTGACACGGGACGGCCCCCGTCTCCTGACCAAGCGGGCGCCGCGGGAGCTGCCGATCATCCGATGA
- a CDS encoding diaminopropionate ammonia-lyase, which yields MIVQFKNAFGGNLEDVDRGLFGSDAPAAVQPFMALWRRPGATPLVRLPEIATEARVGEVYLKDESRRLGMGSFKALGGAYAVMTIFKEMLESHLGGEVTVAQLVTPTAREFARQVTFCCATDGNHGKSVAAGACILGCKSVIFVHEGVTEARASAIGSDEVVRVSGNYDRSVEEAERVSKANGWNLVSDTSWPGYERIPALVGQGYTILADEVLQQVAGHDLPPPTHVFLQAGVGGFAASVSAHLCERLGRGSVRTVVVEPDRAACLLATARAGELRSFAPTEPTIMAMLECYTPSVIAWRVLERTADAFMTVSDEDARMAMRRLALRTPEAIVAGESGAAGLAGLLALAADAGARRSVGLDASSRVLLVNTEGATDPASFEAIVGAAAESFVAA from the coding sequence ATGATAGTGCAGTTCAAGAACGCGTTCGGCGGAAACCTGGAAGACGTGGATCGCGGGCTCTTCGGCTCCGACGCTCCAGCCGCCGTCCAGCCTTTCATGGCGCTCTGGCGTCGACCAGGTGCCACGCCCCTTGTCCGGCTGCCCGAAATCGCGACAGAAGCGCGTGTCGGCGAGGTCTACCTCAAGGACGAGTCCAGGCGTCTGGGGATGGGAAGCTTCAAGGCGCTGGGCGGCGCCTACGCCGTCATGACGATCTTCAAGGAGATGCTGGAGAGCCATCTCGGCGGCGAGGTGACCGTCGCGCAGCTCGTCACCCCGACGGCGCGCGAGTTCGCAAGACAAGTCACCTTTTGCTGCGCAACCGACGGCAACCACGGCAAGTCGGTCGCCGCGGGCGCCTGCATCCTTGGATGCAAGTCGGTGATCTTCGTCCATGAAGGGGTGACGGAGGCGAGGGCGTCGGCGATCGGGTCCGACGAGGTGGTCCGCGTTTCCGGGAACTACGACCGTTCGGTCGAGGAAGCGGAAAGGGTCAGCAAGGCGAACGGCTGGAACCTGGTTTCCGACACCTCCTGGCCCGGCTACGAACGCATCCCCGCGCTGGTCGGGCAGGGTTACACGATCCTGGCGGACGAGGTGCTCCAGCAAGTGGCGGGGCACGACCTGCCGCCCCCCACGCACGTCTTCCTGCAAGCCGGGGTCGGCGGTTTTGCCGCCAGCGTCTCCGCCCACCTCTGCGAACGCCTCGGCCGCGGTTCCGTCCGCACCGTCGTTGTCGAGCCGGATCGTGCCGCGTGCCTTCTCGCGACGGCCCGAGCGGGGGAGTTGCGCTCGTTTGCGCCCACCGAGCCGACGATCATGGCCATGCTCGAGTGCTACACGCCGTCCGTCATCGCCTGGAGGGTCCTGGAAAGGACCGCGGACGCTTTCATGACGGTTTCCGACGAGGACGCGAGGATGGCGATGCGTAGGCTCGCCCTGCGCACGCCCGAGGCGATCGTGGCGGGAGAGAGCGGCGCGGCGGGGCTGGCCGGGCTTCTGGCCCTCGCCGCCGACGCAGGCGCGCGCCGCTCCGTCGGCCTGGACGCCTCCAGCCGCGTCCTTCTCGTCAACACCGAGGGCGCGACGGATCCCGCATCCTTCGAAGCCATCGTTGGCGCCGCGGCCGAGAGCTTCGTGGCAGCCTGA
- a CDS encoding Lrp/AsnC family transcriptional regulator gives MKKLEQAALDALDLKILRADQENNLVPQWVIAEAVGLSPPAVARRLQSLRESGVIAKDIAVVDGHAVGRPLTIIAHVTTENERLDLLDAMKERFARCPQIQQCYYVTGEMDFILILNVTDMAEYNELTRELFFDGGNVKSFQTCVSMQNVKTYGAIPL, from the coding sequence ATGAAGAAGCTGGAACAGGCGGCCCTCGATGCGCTCGACCTTAAAATCCTTCGGGCCGATCAAGAGAACAATCTCGTGCCCCAATGGGTGATTGCCGAAGCGGTCGGCCTTTCGCCGCCCGCCGTTGCCCGCCGCTTGCAGAGCCTGCGCGAAAGCGGCGTGATCGCCAAGGACATCGCCGTGGTGGACGGGCACGCCGTCGGCCGTCCGCTGACCATCATCGCCCACGTGACGACCGAGAACGAGCGACTCGACCTTCTCGACGCCATGAAGGAGAGGTTCGCCCGCTGTCCACAGATCCAGCAATGCTACTATGTGACTGGGGAGATGGACTTCATCCTGATTCTCAACGTCACAGACATGGCAGAGTACAACGAACTGACGCGGGAGTTGTTCTTCGACGGCGGCAACGTGAAAAGCTTCCAGACCTGCGTATCAATGCAAAACGTCAAGACCTACGGGGCAATTCCACTGTAG